The Deltaproteobacteria bacterium genome includes the window CGTCACCGGCGGGGCAGGGGGGTGTAACGAGAAAGACCGCCAGGAGAGCAGACAGAATACCGAAACGTGCAATGAGGCCGATACGTGCCGTCATCGGGATTCCTTTATATCCAATGTAACAGGCCGGCGCAGACGATCATGAGGCCCGCGTTCACGGCGAACATTGTACCGATGACGGTGACCTGTGTCTTCGGTTTCCAGTCATAACAGAACATGGAAACGACGAAGAAGGGGATATAGACGGTGACGAACACGGGGAAGGCCCCCCACCAGGGATAGACCCAGACGAAGGCGGGGGTTTTGGCCAGGAATATTTCAAAAATGGAGAAGAAGGCGGCGTTGCCCACCGCCACCAGGAGGCGGTTGTTGATGCCGAGGATCTTCATCTTCGGGTCCTCCGGCAGGATCTTGCTGAAAACGAGGCCGGCGATGGAAAACATGAGACTCAGCTCGACACCGACGCCGACGAGAAGGAGGAACGCCGTTCCCGTGGGGACGGTCCACAGGGCATGACCGCTGAAATACTGGATCAGCGCGTTGATGATCTCCGCCAGCCAGTGCACCATGTACAGCGAAAGTCCCGCCGCTATGCCCTTCCAGTTCTTCTTCGACGCCTCATTGAAGTAGACATAGACGACCAGGGCCAGGAGTGGAATAACATACCACTGGAACGGTTCGCCGCTCCGCAGTATGGACAGGGCCTGCTGTGTCACTTCGGGATGGATAAGTGTGTTCATGGGATTCCTCCTTTTTAAAATCTCTTACTAAATGTTCTCCGTGCCCCTCATGCGTTCATCAGGGAAGCATGACCGTACCTTTCATGAAAAGGGCGCAGCGTCCGGAGATCAGGACGCGGTCGTTCTTCAGTTCACAGAACAGCTCACCGCCGCGGGACGATACCTGGCGGGCGTGCAGTGATGTCCTGCCGAGGCGGTCGGCCCAGTAGGGAGTCAGTTCACAGTGGGCGGAACCCGTAACGGGGTCCTCGTTGATACCCACACCGGGGCAGAAAAAACGTGAAACAAAATCACAGGCTTCACCGGGAGCCGTCACGATGACACCCCGGAGACCAAGGCCTTTCAGGATCTCGAAATCCGGTTCCAGTGCCCTTATGTCATCTTCATTCTCAAAGAGGGCAAGATAATCTTCGGAAGAGAGGACCCGGGACGGTTGCGCGCGAAGACCGGCGGCCAGTTCGGCGGGTGCGTTGCAGGGCAGTGGCGGTTGGGACGGGAAATCCATGACCAGGAGGTCGCCGTCACCGCGGCTGACCCTGAGGATGCCGCTCCTGCTGGTAAAAACCACCTTGTCGAGCGCCGGGGCGAGTTCCCTCAGGATGATATACCCCGATGCCAGCGTCGCATGGCCGCACAGGTCTATCTCCACGGTGGGCGTGAACCATCGCAGTTCGTAGACATCACCTTTTTGAACAAAGAAAGCCGTTTCGGAAAGGTTGTTCTCCATGGCGATCTTCTGCATGAGCGAATCGTCGATCCAGCCTTCAAGCGGGCACACCCCGGCGGGATTGCCGGCAAAAACGGTGCCGGTGAACGCGTCGACCTGATACTGGGTGAGTTCCATAAAACAGCCTCCTCATTTTTTAACTGGTAGATTCTCAATTATTGGACAGAAGGGTTTTTTACAAGGGAAAATTAGCGGCTTCGAAAAAACTCCATATGCCGTGCCCTGCCTCATCCTTCGTCATTGCGCCTTTAAGGACTTCCGTTACGGGGCGAAAACGCTGATATGCTTGAACAATTCACCGTCAAAGAATCCTCGATCTCGAGCCTTCCCGGGTATGTCCGGGAATACACCACGTCAACGATGTTGCCGCACAGGGTATTCCCGTTTTTGTCATGCATGCCGTGTGCTCCTCCGTCTTTGCCGGTGTATTTCTCTCTGTTGTTCCCGGGGAAGCATGCAACCCTGAACGCAGGTCCGGTCGCAGGTGCCGTCACAGGGTTCCGTATGAATGACCACGTTGGCGCCGGGGTATATTTCCCGTATCCGGTCCTGCATGCGATGGCCCAGTTCATGGGAATTCTCAACCGACATTCGGGGGTTCACTTTCATGTGAAATTCGATGAAACGCTGTGTCCCCGCTTTCCGGGTCCGCAGCTTGTGGATCCCGTGCACTTCGGGGTAGAAGGAGGCGATCAGGTCATGGATGACCCTGCGTTCATCCTCGGGAAGGGAGGCGTCAAGGAGGTCCCGTCCCGACTGCACCGTCAGGCGCCAGGCGGTATGCATGATCAGGGCTGCAACGGCGTAGGCCGCCACGGGATCGATCCATTCGAGCGGTATCCCGGGTACAAGCCGCTTCCCCGCCAGGATCAGCACAAGACCGATCATGACACCCGCCGAGGTATATACATCGGTACGGAGGTGCCAGGCGTCCGCCTGCAGGGCGATGGAATCGGACTCTCTGCCGACCCTGAAAAGCCGCTCGGAAACGAAGAGGTTCACCACCGTTGAAAGCAGCATAACCCCGACGCCCCAGCCGATCACCTTTATCGGCCGTGGATCGAGAAGCTTGCCGGTGGCCTCGTAAAGTATCCAGATGGCGGCGGCGAAAATAAGGATCGCCTCTATGGTGCCCGATATGTTCTCTATCTTGCCGTGGCCGAAGGGATGTTCCCTGTCGGCCGGTTTGCCCGACGTTTTGACCGAAAAGAAGGCGATAAAGGCCGCCAGCAGGTCGATGCCGGAATGGATCGCCTCGGAAATGATTGACACGGCCCCGGTCATGATGCCGACAAAAAGCTTGAGAACGATAAGGATGGAATTGGACACGATGGAAAGAGTCGCGGCGGCGATCTTCTTTTTCTGGACATCCATTGGCCGGACCTTCAGTTGAATGTCAGCGAGACCCGTAAATGGCCCCTTCCTTTGCATTCCCTGCGGGATATCGGAAACCCCTGTCATTTGCGAATGCAACAACCTCTATCATGTTTGGTGACAATTTAACAGTCCTTTGGCTCAGCGCGCAGTAAGGGCGATATAAAAAAGGCCCCGGTGCCTTTCGCCGCGGGGCCTCTCAGTTGTTTGTTTCCTGGATTACTGGACGGGACCGAGGGGAAGAACGGTCTTCCCGTACACCTCGTTCCACACCTGGGCCATGGCCGCGTAAATGGCCGAGAACCCGCAGACGACGCCCTCATATCCGGCGAAATGCTTCACGGCCGTACTCCCCGACGCGTCCCCCCAGGCGAGCAGAAAGAAGAGCAGTGCCAGGGTGAGGAATACGAACTGCAGGGCCCGGTTCAATTTCAGTGTCCCGATGAACATGAAGAAGGTGAACAGTCCCCACATGAAAAGATAGGTCGCCATGGCGCCTTCCGTCGGACCCTGCCACCAGCCGAACTTGGGCATGAGCAGCAGAAATACCAGGGTCAGCCAGAAGAGGCCGTAGGACGTAAATGCTGTCGTGCCGAAGGTGTTGTTCTTCTTCCACTCCATGATGCCGGCGATGATCTGTGCCAGCCCGCCGTAAAAGATACCCATGGCGAGTATCATCGTATCAAGGGGATAGAAACCGGCGTTATGAATGTTCAAAAGTACCGTCGTCATCCCGAATCCCATGAGTCCCAGCGGTGCCGGATTAGCAGTGGTGTCCTGAATTGTAACAAGTTCCTTTCCCATATGTACCTCCTTGCGATTTTCCATTTCGTGACAAAGAAATCAACACGAATTTCTATACGGGTTCGATGGTTGATGTGGGTTTTTTTGTTATGTTGTAAGTGACGCTGACCACGCCGGGGACCTCGGCCGTGATCCGGTCGGCGAGCTTTTCCAGCGTATCGAAGGAAAGCCGGCTCGGCTCGGCCGTTACGGCGTCGCTGCTTTCCCAGCAGCGGACCTCGATCTGGGTGCCGAAATCCCGCCTGCCGTCCCGTATGCCCGTCACGCGGTCTTCGTGGAGAATGGCGAGATACTGAAAGGCGCCGCTGTCCTTCAATTCCTCTTCGACGATCTTTGTCGCCTTTCGGACCAATTCCGTCCGTTCCCGCGTGACCTCTCCGATGACCCGGGCGGCCAGAGCGGGACCGGGAAAGGGCGGCCGGGAATACAGTTCCTCGGGAAGCCCCGCGGCCTTTCCGACCTCACGCACCGCCGGCTTGCGGAGCTCGATGATCGGTTCGAGCACTTTGTACCCGTACTGTTCTTCCGGGTCGATGCCGAGCTGTTCCAGGATATTGTGCTGCCGCTTGATGCCCGCCACCGTTTCTTCCACGTCGGTGTAATTCGTTCCCTGAAGGAGATAGGTCGCACCGCTTTCCCTGACAAGCCTTCCGAACACGTCCTTATAAAATGTGTCCGTAATGGCGTTCCGTTTATCCTCGGGGTCCGTTTTACCCTTCAAGGCTTGGAAGAACTCATCCTGCGCGTCGATGATCTCAACGGTTATCCCCAGTTCTTTGAACCAGTCGACGATCTGTCGGGGTTCATCCTGGCGCATGATACCGTTGTCGATGAAATATGATTTCAGGCGATCTCCCAGTGCCCGATGGGCGATCATGGTGACCACCGAGGAATCGACACCCCCCGAGAGGGCGTTTATCGCCATGCCGCCACCTACGATCGAAGCGATTTCCGCTGCCTTTTCTTCAATGAACTTGTGTGGATCAAGATCCTGTAACGTGATTTCCCTGATTTCCTTCATGCCGTGTCTCCTCTTCAGGCCCGACCGGGCTATATTATTGAAATTGTTGCATTTATGCCCATCATAAGGGGAGTTGTGATGTCCTCCTCCAAAAACCAGTTTTGCATAATGCCCTGTATGAAAAAATGATGCAACAAAAAAAGCCCCCGTGAAGGGGGCTTTGAGCAGGAAATCAGCTTTCAGTAGCGGAAAATGGCTGCAATGGACCTTTCACCCGGCATCTCCTTCGGATCGATGGAGTAGACCGTTCCCCCGTTCAGGGTGGTCCTGATCGCGGCGAGATCGAACAGGTCCTCATGCCCCTGTTCCTCCTCGCCTGATAAGAAAACCCGGTTTCCTTGGGGGTCATATCGCCCCCACACCTGAACATCGATGTCAATAAAGAGAATCCCCACCCTGCCGTTGCACGCGGCGGGAACGATCTCGCTGATATTGTCCGATGACAGGCCGGTGCCCACGTTCTGCCGGTACTGGGCCAGTGCGTCGACCCGTTTCTGCTCCATGAATGATTCAATTACCGGAAGCGCCAGGTGAAGCAGGTCATCTCCGTCCATTCCCTCCGGGTTTCCCGTGATGGCCGTTTCCGCCAGGTGGGCGTACGTATTGGCCTCCCTGAAGATCGGGAAGAGGTAGTCGACACCGGCGAACAGAAGAGGATGGCGCTTATCCTTCAGAAAATCACGCAGTTTTCTGTCGACGATCTTGAAATACTGAAGGATTTTGCCCTTCGTGTCTTCCGATCCCGTGTGGAGCTGAAGACGCTTCTCAAAAGTGTCAAGGTTCAGTGCATCATTGATGTTCTGGGGCATGCCGGTGATCTCGATCTCCTGGACCCCGTATCGGGAGCATTCAAAGAGCCGCACGCTGTTCTGGCTGATGGCAAGGATGTAAAAGGTCATCCTGTCACTCAACATTGGTATGATCGGTTTCAGGTGAAACCGGTCGCTGACGACGACGATCTCATCGAACTCTCGTGGCAGGCGGAAATATGAGAACTGACCCGGAGAAATAAAAAGGGCAAATCCGCGATACTGATTCTGCCAGAAGGGGATGTCGCTGACCAGTTCTTGGGCCGGCTGAAGAAACTCCCTGATTTCTGACGGCCGAAGTTCACGAAACGAAAGTTTCTCTTCGGCCTCCCGCAGCAGGTTTTTGAAACGGATCTGATTTTGCTGGGTTTCCGCGCCTTTTTGGATCGTCGGCATGTACATCGATAAACAGATGCCCACCTGCTGTTCCATGAGGGGGCTGAGGGTGTCTCCCGTTACTCTTTCCATTCAATAAAACCTCCTTATGGAAAGTAAAAGTGAATAAAAGAGAACCGGAAAAGTATCGGTCTCGCTTTTGTTTTTCAAGTATATATAATCTCGGTACAGCGGGCAATAAAAGAATTTTTTTCCAATCTTCCCGGCCTGTTTAGCAGGGTTTCTGTCGTGTATATCAAGGGGGAAGTGGAGATCGAGGAAAAATGGGTACAGAAGAATCGCACAAGCGGTCCGGCGGACATCATTTATTCGATCGAGGCTTGTGATGAAGCTTTCTTTCCTTTCGCGATACAGTCAATAATGCATGTCACGTTCGTGATGACCATGATCAGACAGATGATCATCACCGTCCAGCCCGTGCCGGGATCTTCCGCGATCAATGCCGGTATCACAACCGCCATGAACCAGAGAAGGGCCGCTGTCGCCGTTGTCCATATGAGCCAGGCCGGGATGACGGCACACAGGTAATATCGTGATCCCAGGCGGTGTTTTATATACCATGCCCCCGTCATCAGGGCGATCGATGCTATGAGAAGATTTGCCGCACCGAAGGTCGGCCATAGGACGGTGAGATTCCCGCTCCATGCGAGATAAATGCCAAGAAGTGCGGGGATAAAAGAGGTGAAAAAGCGATTTGTCAGGAACCCGGCCGATGCGCGTGAGCCCGTTTTGCCTGAAGAGAAGACCTCTGTGATGCAGTACCGGCCGAGACGGTTTGCCGTATCCAGGGTGGTCATTCCGAAAGCGGCCACCCACATGCCGGCGATAACCGTGATCGCCTCCGCGGGTATAATACCGAGCCACGTGGCGGCGATCATATCGGTATAGGATTCGATGAACAGGTTAGCACCGGTCAGTTCCACCGATTCGGTCGTCGATGTGAACAGGGCCGCCCAGTTGGTCGGGTTCAGCATGACATCGATACCCATGTCCGCCCCGCTTTTCTGTATCGCCGTGTAACCAAATCCGGCAATGGCCGCGATCACCATGGTTGACAGAAATCCTTCGGTAAGCATGCCTCCGTATCCGATGAGCAATCCGTCGCTTTCTTTCGGGAGTTGCTTTGATGATGTGCCCGACCCCACGAGCGAATGGAGACCCGACAGGGCGCCGCAGGCAATGATCAGCGGCATGGCGGGCCAGAGGGGGGTTGGTTTCCCGGCCGAGAGGAGAGGGGAAAATGTGGTGACCACCGGTATTTCGAAACCTCGAAAGGCGAACAGGGTTCCCACAAGGCCGATCAATATCCCCGTGTAAAGGAGAAAGGAATTCAGGTAATCCCGTGGCTGGAGCAGGGTGTGCACCGGCAGGGCCGATGCGATAATAATGTAAAAGAAGAAAACAACCATCCAGGTCGTGTAGGAGGCCTGTATCGGGAAAAGGATACCCAGGGTGATCGATGCCGCGAGCAGTATGATGCCGACGATCGTCGCCGTCGAAAAACCCACGTTTTTTAACCGATAGATCAGGACACCGAGGATCAGGGCGGCGATGGTCGTCCAGAGGAAGGTCGAAGCGATCTGCGGAGTCCTGATAAACAGGGAACCCAGGACAGTGCCGAGGGACGCAATGATCATGACAAGAAAAAAGAAGGAAATACCGTAAAAGGCCTTTCCCGTGCGCTTTCCAAGAATCTCCACGGTTACGAACTGAATGGACTTCCCGTCATGGCGGACCGAAGCCATCAGGGCCAGGTAGTCATGAACGGCACCGATGAAGATGTTCCCGAACCAGACCCAGAGAATCCCGGGGAGCCATCCCCAGCACAGTGCCAGTGCGGGACCCACGATCGGCGCCACTCCCGCGATGGAAGAAAAATGGTGTCCGAAAAGAACCTCCCGGCGCGTGGGAACATAATCGAACCCGTCATACAGGCGGCGTGCCGGCGTTTCCTTTGCGTTCGATGCGTGAACGACCTTTTGCTCCAGGATCCTGCCGTAACTGAAATAGGCCAATACGTAAAGGATCAATCCGAGAAGAATAATGAGAGCGGTAATGGTATGTCTCCTTTTGAGTTATTTTAACCGTTATCCAACATTCATCCATAATAAACTATGAAAATCGAGGGATTGCATTCGTTTTGCGAACCCAACTGTCTGTCACCGGGATTTAAAGAGATTACAGAGAAAAGGTTTTATTTCATAACAATAATTAAAAACTATGAAGTAGTTTTTTACTGTAATTAATCAGAAACCCATCTTTTGAATTTTGACAGATCAATTTCACCCTTATGAACCGATATCTGTGTCCAACCTCCGGAATGGATCTTCACTGTCAGGCCGGATATAGCTATGTGGCCGTAACTTTTACTTGGTTCTATCCTGCTGCACGTACCCCGAAAACTGCTGCACCGCTCGTTAACACAGGGGCAGGTTTCATAATTTTCAACGTCAGCACATTGCCCGGCAACAATATCTCCGCTCCACTCTTCCAAGGTTGCTGTTACAAGTTCCGGGAAATAGATCTTGATAAATGGTGCCCCCTTGGTATTCCAGCCAGCGCCTCCGTATCCCAGTGGAGTTGTCACATCGACATCGCCATCGACCTTTAATACTGTTGATTTCACATTTTCTACGCCGATGCAGCCGTAGAAAGTCTTTGCCGGCATTTTATCATAGTGGTGGCACGCAAGTCCGTCCCAATCGCAATACGCGAAAGGTCCGAATGTTTGGTCGGCGAAATACGGCGAATCCGGGGGCCACAAAACAATTGTGGCTTTAGATTCAGCTATGAGTGGGGCGACTTCATCTTCATAGGGGCAGAGCTTCATCTTGAACCAGGGACCGTACCAAGGTATGGAAGTGTCAATCATCCTTGCTTTACATTTATCCCAGCAAATTGTGAACATTGAGGGTGGTTCAGGCGACCAGCTGACATTGATCTCATCGCTGATCGGTCTGAGTGTGGCCTGTGAAGCAAGAGGAAAAGTCAGGGAGACTACCAGCAGAAAACTAACCGAGAACGCACACCAACTCACTACTTTTCGGGGTAGTTTCATAAAAAGCCCCTTTTCCCGGGCAGTTAAAGCCTTTTTGAAACCGCGATAACTTCACAAAAATATTGTTTAATATGTACCCCTCAATGAGGCTCCTGTCAAATGTTTTTTAGAAAATTCCTGCTCGACAGGAAACGTCCGCCCGTCCCATCGGGCAGGAATTTTCAGCCGGCGAGCCAGAGCTCTTGTGGGAAGTCGGCAGTCAGATTTTCCGTT containing:
- a CDS encoding PhzF family phenazine biosynthesis protein, with translation MELTQYQVDAFTGTVFAGNPAGVCPLEGWIDDSLMQKIAMENNLSETAFFVQKGDVYELRWFTPTVEIDLCGHATLASGYIILRELAPALDKVVFTSRSGILRVSRGDGDLLVMDFPSQPPLPCNAPAELAAGLRAQPSRVLSSEDYLALFENEDDIRALEPDFEILKGLGLRGVIVTAPGEACDFVSRFFCPGVGINEDPVTGSAHCELTPYWADRLGRTSLHARQVSSRGGELFCELKNDRVLISGRCALFMKGTVMLP
- a CDS encoding ExsB family transcriptional regulator encodes the protein MKEIREITLQDLDPHKFIEEKAAEIASIVGGGMAINALSGGVDSSVVTMIAHRALGDRLKSYFIDNGIMRQDEPRQIVDWFKELGITVEIIDAQDEFFQALKGKTDPEDKRNAITDTFYKDVFGRLVRESGATYLLQGTNYTDVEETVAGIKRQHNILEQLGIDPEEQYGYKVLEPIIELRKPAVREVGKAAGLPEELYSRPPFPGPALAARVIGEVTRERTELVRKATKIVEEELKDSGAFQYLAILHEDRVTGIRDGRRDFGTQIEVRCWESSDAVTAEPSRLSFDTLEKLADRITAEVPGVVSVTYNITKKPTSTIEPV
- a CDS encoding acetate uptake transporter, producing the protein MGKELVTIQDTTANPAPLGLMGFGMTTVLLNIHNAGFYPLDTMILAMGIFYGGLAQIIAGIMEWKKNNTFGTTAFTSYGLFWLTLVFLLLMPKFGWWQGPTEGAMATYLFMWGLFTFFMFIGTLKLNRALQFVFLTLALLFFLLAWGDASGSTAVKHFAGYEGVVCGFSAIYAAMAQVWNEVYGKTVLPLGPVQ
- a CDS encoding cation transporter, translating into MQRKGPFTGLADIQLKVRPMDVQKKKIAAATLSIVSNSILIVLKLFVGIMTGAVSIISEAIHSGIDLLAAFIAFFSVKTSGKPADREHPFGHGKIENISGTIEAILIFAAAIWILYEATGKLLDPRPIKVIGWGVGVMLLSTVVNLFVSERLFRVGRESDSIALQADAWHLRTDVYTSAGVMIGLVLILAGKRLVPGIPLEWIDPVAAYAVAALIMHTAWRLTVQSGRDLLDASLPEDERRVIHDLIASFYPEVHGIHKLRTRKAGTQRFIEFHMKVNPRMSVENSHELGHRMQDRIREIYPGANVVIHTEPCDGTCDRTCVQGCMLPREQQREIHRQRRRSTRHA
- a CDS encoding carbon starvation protein A, coding for MAYFSYGRILEQKVVHASNAKETPARRLYDGFDYVPTRREVLFGHHFSSIAGVAPIVGPALALCWGWLPGILWVWFGNIFIGAVHDYLALMASVRHDGKSIQFVTVEILGKRTGKAFYGISFFFLVMIIASLGTVLGSLFIRTPQIASTFLWTTIAALILGVLIYRLKNVGFSTATIVGIILLAASITLGILFPIQASYTTWMVVFFFYIIIASALPVHTLLQPRDYLNSFLLYTGILIGLVGTLFAFRGFEIPVVTTFSPLLSAGKPTPLWPAMPLIIACGALSGLHSLVGSGTSSKQLPKESDGLLIGYGGMLTEGFLSTMVIAAIAGFGYTAIQKSGADMGIDVMLNPTNWAALFTSTTESVELTGANLFIESYTDMIAATWLGIIPAEAITVIAGMWVAAFGMTTLDTANRLGRYCITEVFSSGKTGSRASAGFLTNRFFTSFIPALLGIYLAWSGNLTVLWPTFGAANLLIASIALMTGAWYIKHRLGSRYYLCAVIPAWLIWTTATAALLWFMAVVIPALIAEDPGTGWTVMIICLIMVITNVTCIIDCIAKGKKASSQASIE